A stretch of Lathyrus oleraceus cultivar Zhongwan6 chromosome 6, CAAS_Psat_ZW6_1.0, whole genome shotgun sequence DNA encodes these proteins:
- the LOC127098555 gene encoding methionine aminopeptidase 2B: MAEENSQSDILSEENGAKEVPILVEGIADLSLSPQKEEDDGKEVTKKKKKKSKSKKKKGPIEQTDPPSIPVLDLYPSGDFPEGEIQQYKDDNLWRTTSEEKRELERLHKPIYNSVRRAAEVHRQVRKYMKSIIKPGMLMTDLCETLENTVRKLISEDGLQAGIAFPTGCSLNWVAAHWTPNSGDKTVLQYDDVMKLDFGTHVDGHIVDCAFTVAFNPMFDPLLEASREATYTGIKEAGIDVRLCDIGAAIQEVMESYEVEINGKTYQVKSIRNLNGHSIGSYQIHAGKSVPIVKGGEQTKMEEGEFYAIETFGSTGKGYVREDLECSHYMKNFDVGHMPLRLPRAKQLLATINKNFSTLAFCRRYLDRLGETKYLMALKNLCDAGIVQPYPPLCDVKGSYVSQFEHTILLRPTCKEVISKGDDY, encoded by the exons ATGGCGGAGGAAAATTCTCAGTCAGATATATTGTCAGAAGAAAATGGAGCTAAAGAGGTTCCAATTCTTGTAGAAGGAATTGCCGATCTTTCTTTGTCACCGCAGAAAGAAGAAGATGATGGCAAAG AAGTtacaaagaagaaaaagaagaaatctAAAAGCAA GAAAAAGAAAGGACCCATTGAGCAGACAGATCCACCATCAATTCCTGTTCTTGATCTTTACCCTTCTGGAGATTTCCCAGAAGGTGAAATTCAGCAGTACAAAGACGA TAACTTGTGGAGAACAACATCAGAGGAGAAGAGAGAGCTGGAGCGCCTTCACAAACCAATATATAATTCAGTCCGTCGAGCAGCTGAAGTTCATCGTCAG GTTCGGAAGTATATGAAAAGCATTATAAAGCCTGGAATGTTGATGACCGACTTGTGTGAAACATTAGAGAACACCGTTCGTAAGCTAATATCTGAGGATGGCCTGCAAGCAGGCATTGCGTTCCCCACAGGATGCTCTTTGAACTG GGTTGCTGCTCACTGGACTCCCAATTCGGGAGATAAGACTGTTCTTCAGTATGATGATGTGATGAAGTTGGATTTTGGCACCCATGTAGATG GACATATTGTTGACTGTGCTTTTACTGTGGCGTTCAACCCGATGTTTGATCCATTGCTTGAAGCCTCTAGGGAAGCAACCTATACGGGTATTAAG GAAGCTGGAATTGATGTGCGCCTTTGTGATATTGGTGCTGCAATTCAAGAGGTCATGGAGTCATATGAAGTTGAGATTAATGGGAAGACGTATCAAG TTAAGAGTATACGGAATTTGAATGGACATAGCATTGGCAGCTATCAAATTCATGCTGGTAAATCCGTTCCCATTGTGAAAGGTGGAGAGCAGACAAAGATGGAAGAGGGAGAATTTTATGCTATTGAAACCTTTGGGTCAACTG GGAAAGGATACGTACGAGAAGACCTGGAATGCAGCCACTACATGAAAAACTTTGATGTTGGTCATATGCCGCTGAGATTGCCTAGAGCTAAGCAACTTTTAGCAACTATCAACAAGAATTTCTCCACTTTGGCCTTCTGTAGACGATATTTAGATCGCCTAGGAGAGACTAAATACTTAATGGCATTGAAGAACTTGTGTGATGCTGGCATTGTTCAG CCTTATCCTCCTCTATGTGATGTGAAAGGAAGCTATGTATCACAGTTCGAACATACAATCCTACTCCGACCAACATGCAAAGAAGTTATATCAAAGGGTGATGATTATTAA